One window of the Niallia circulans genome contains the following:
- a CDS encoding helix-turn-helix domain-containing protein: MSELGNRLKEAREAKGLTLEELQEITKIQVRYLVGIEEGNYSMMPGKFYTRAFIKQYAEAVDLVPEEIFEEYKAEVPTTVNDELPQNLSRVNSRSAIDGATSKVFDILPTILIAILVLAVAFLVWYFVYAKDSNPEKQSNSGTEQNSVYMKSDALNKKEKEKVTDKDANKEKEQVVEEEEKKVEEEAPKQEITKKETVGKKTTYEVKNAEKFVVKLVATGKVWVDIQNGKNYSFFQGILEKDGTESHEEDLSKETEARIVIGNSQVDVFVNDEKIDLGDSSSRQDLVIKNIKEE, encoded by the coding sequence GTGAGTGAATTAGGAAATCGATTAAAAGAAGCTAGAGAAGCTAAAGGACTAACGTTAGAAGAATTACAAGAGATTACCAAAATTCAAGTCCGTTATTTAGTTGGCATTGAAGAAGGTAATTATAGTATGATGCCAGGTAAATTTTATACACGGGCATTTATCAAACAATACGCAGAAGCGGTAGATTTGGTTCCAGAAGAAATATTTGAAGAGTATAAAGCTGAGGTACCAACAACGGTAAATGATGAGTTGCCGCAAAATTTATCGAGAGTGAATTCAAGAAGCGCAATAGACGGAGCCACTTCAAAGGTATTCGATATCTTGCCAACTATTCTTATTGCTATTCTTGTATTGGCTGTTGCTTTTCTGGTTTGGTATTTTGTGTATGCGAAAGATTCAAATCCAGAAAAACAGTCTAATAGCGGTACAGAACAGAATTCTGTTTATATGAAATCAGATGCATTAAATAAAAAGGAAAAAGAAAAGGTAACTGATAAGGATGCTAATAAAGAGAAAGAACAAGTAGTAGAAGAAGAAGAGAAGAAAGTAGAAGAAGAGGCACCAAAACAAGAGATTACCAAAAAAGAAACAGTTGGAAAAAAGACAACATATGAAGTGAAAAATGCAGAGAAGTTTGTTGTTAAGCTTGTAGCAACAGGAAAAGTTTGGGTTGATATCCAAAATGGCAAAAACTATTCCTTTTTCCAAGGTATCCTTGAAAAAGATGGAACTGAATCACACGAAGAAGATTTATCAAAAGAGACAGAAGCACGTATTGTAATTGGAAACAGCCAAGTAGATGTTTTTGTCAACGATGAAAAAATAGACCTTGGTGATTCATCTTCTAGACAAGATCTTGTTATTAAAAATATAAAAGAAGAATAG
- the pgsA gene encoding CDP-diacylglycerol--glycerol-3-phosphate 3-phosphatidyltransferase: MNLPNKITVARILLIPVFLVIMLVDFQWGELTFLGVTLPMTHFIGALIFILASTTDWIDGHFARKYNLVTDLGKFLDPLADKLLVSSALIVLVGLQMAPAWITIVIISREFAVTGLRLILAGGGEVVAANMLGKIKTWAQIVAISALLLHNMIFELISLPFDILALWVALIFTIWSGWDYFAKNKQAFVSSK, encoded by the coding sequence ATGAATTTGCCAAATAAGATTACCGTAGCAAGAATTTTATTAATCCCCGTCTTTCTAGTCATCATGCTAGTGGACTTTCAATGGGGAGAACTAACATTTTTAGGTGTTACCTTACCGATGACACATTTTATCGGTGCCTTGATTTTTATCCTAGCATCGACAACGGATTGGATTGATGGACACTTTGCGAGAAAGTATAATCTAGTAACCGATTTAGGGAAGTTTTTAGATCCTTTAGCAGATAAATTATTAGTTTCATCTGCATTAATTGTTTTAGTAGGATTGCAGATGGCTCCTGCGTGGATTACGATTGTTATTATTAGCAGAGAATTCGCAGTAACCGGTTTACGTTTAATATTAGCTGGCGGCGGAGAGGTAGTTGCAGCAAATATGCTTGGGAAAATTAAAACGTGGGCCCAAATAGTTGCGATTTCTGCGCTTTTATTACATAATATGATTTTTGAACTTATTTCACTGCCTTTTGATATCCTTGCCCTATGGGTTGCCTTGATCTTTACGATTTGGTCTGGCTGGGATTATTTTGCAAAAAATAAACAGGCTTTTGTTTCATCCAAATAA